The Verrucomicrobiota bacterium JB022 sequence TCCGTTCGCGGGCTTGCGCCACCTCCGGGAAGGGCAGGTTGAGGCAAAAACGCTCGATCATGGGCACAAACGTCTCGCGCGCCGTTAGCGGCTCGTACATCAGGATGTTGCCCACCTCGCGCGTCAGCTTGTCCGCCTGCGCCTCCTTCTCGGCATCGCCCGCCTCTTCAGGGCGCGGGGCAGGGAAGGCCGCCACCTGCTGGAGCTGCTCGTAGGCCCCATGGGCATGGCTCATCAGCCGCGCAAACAGCGCGTGTTGGCGGCGCCCCGTGCGGTTGTGGAAAAACTCGCGCGCAAAGAACGACCAATCTTCCTCGCCCTCACCTGCTGGCAGGCCCAGGAAGCTGCGTAGCTGCGCCACGAGCTGAGGCAGGGCGGCAAACCCCGCTTGCGCCTCCAGCATCATGAAGCGCTCGGGCTCGGCCTTTTGCCGCTGCAGGGCCGGCTGGTAATAGCTGTGGTAGCTGTGGAAGACGGCGGAAGGGCGCTGCAGCAGGTCGAAGTCGCCCCGCTTGAGGAACGACCAGTAGACCTCCAGCGGGTGCCGGTAGACGACGATGCACTTGGCGTTGGGCAGGCGTTCGAGCCAGAAGTCGAGCAGCAGACAGGTGCGCGGATCCTTCCAGCCCCAGATGCCAGGGCGGCTTTGGCGCTGCACGATGGCGTCGGCCTCCGCCCGCTCCTCCGCCGTCGGCTCAAACTTCAGCTCCGAATCGCAAAAGATGTCGTTGTCGTAGAGGTAGGGGCCGCCGACGCGGTATTTCTGGACCAGCCGCCGCTGGAATTCCAGAAACGCGAGGTCTTCGAAATGGCCGTGAGGGTTGCCCTCGTTGCCCTCCAGCAGCACCTCGCCCACGCTCACGCCGAGCTTCTGCAGCAGGCTCGCCAGAAACGACGTGCCGCTGCGGTGCATACCAAGGATCAGGACGGGCTGCGAAGGGGCCGACATGCTTCCAGACCATGCGCGTTCGGCGCGCAATGGCAAGACGCGTCAGGCCTTTTAACCCTGCGTAGGCGAAAGACTTGCCTCGGGGCGGGCGGCGTTCGGCTCGGGCCGGATGATCGTGCGCACCGCCATCGTCACCACGATCACGCCCAGCACGATCATGCCCAGCGAGATGCCGCCCATCAGGCTGAAGGTGCCCTGATCGCGCCAGGTGAGGTAGAGCGAGAGCAGCGGCATCACCGTCATGACCAGCGCGGGCACGATGACGAAGCCGTAGCGGATCTGGCGCCGCTTGAGGTAGACCAGCACCGTGACGAGCGCCAGTGCCGCCAGCAGCTGATTTGTCGCACCAAACACCGGCCAGATGGCCTTCCATACCGGCTGACCGTCGATCGTGGTGAAGGCCAGCGCGGCGGGCCCGGCCAGCACCGCCACGGTGCCCAACCAGCGCGTCGCACGGCTGCGCTGGCCCAGCAGCTCTTCCAGCAAAAAGCGACCGAGGCGCGTGCAGGTGTCGAGCGTCGTCAGCAGAAAAGTCGTCACCGCGAGGCTGGCAAAAGTCGTGCCCCAAGTCACTGGCACGCCTAGCTTGTTCATAAACTGCGAGGCCCCCACCGCAAAGATGCTGACGGCATTTTGCCCCGTGGCCGCCAGTTGCTCCGGCCCCAGAATGGCCAGCGTCGCAATCGCGAACACCGCGAGCATGCCCTCGACCAGCATCGCGCCATAGCCCACGCGGCGCACGTCTGCCTCTTCGTTTAGCTGGCGCGCGGTGGTGCCGCTGGCGATGATGCTGTGGAAGCCGCTGCAGGCCCCGCACGCCACCGTGATGAACAGCACCGGCATCAGCGGACCGGCCGTTTCGGATTCCCAGCCGCGAAACACCTCCAGATGCACCGGCTGCCCAAAGCTGAGCAGCGTGCCGCCCACGCCCAGGATCACGAGGCCGTAAAGAAAGGTGGCGCTGAGGAAGTCGCGAGGCTGGAGCAGCACGTTAACCGGCAGGATCGCGGCCACGAAGCAGTAGCCGAGTAACAGCGCCACCCAGGTGCCCCGCTGGTTGAACAAATCCGCCGGGAACCACTGGCCCAGCGCGAGCCCCAGCCAGGTCAGCGGTACAAAAATCAGCAACTGCGCCCAAAACGGCAGCTTGCTGCGGCGCAAGACCCAGCCGAAAGCCACTGCTACGGCGATGAACCAGCCCGAAGCCGTCGCCACCGCCGGGGTCGCCTGAAACGTCGCTGCCGTCAGGTCGAGGAATACGATGATCACGTAAATCAGCGCCAGCAGCACGAAGAGCAGGAAGAGGCGCCCCGTCTGCGGCCCGATCAGCGTCTTTGCACACTCGGCAATCGTCTTGCCCTTGTTGCGCACGCTGATGAACGCGGCCCCGTAATCGTGCACCCCGCCGACAAAGATGGAGCCGAACACGACCCACATCCACGCCGGGCCCCAGCCGAAATAAAGCCCCGCCAGGATTGGCCCCACAATAGGCCCCGCTCCCGCGACCGACGAAAAGTGGTGCCCGAAGACCACGCTCGTGCGCGTAGGC is a genomic window containing:
- a CDS encoding sulfotransferase → MSAPSQPVLILGMHRSGTSFLASLLQKLGVSVGEVLLEGNEGNPHGHFEDLAFLEFQRRLVQKYRVGGPYLYDNDIFCDSELKFEPTAEERAEADAIVQRQSRPGIWGWKDPRTCLLLDFWLERLPNAKCIVVYRHPLEVYWSFLKRGDFDLLQRPSAVFHSYHSYYQPALQRQKAEPERFMMLEAQAGFAALPQLVAQLRSFLGLPAGEGEEDWSFFAREFFHNRTGRRQHALFARLMSHAHGAYEQLQQVAAFPAPRPEEAGDAEKEAQADKLTREVGNILMYEPLTARETFVPMIERFCLNLPFPEVAQARERILRAQAESRREEMETHRKVVQDYQRYVGEYEKYYALYQNYYWAWQETARVLQDVQQQKS
- a CDS encoding carbon starvation CstA family protein, translated to MTWLLLLSAVLFALAYRWYGRFLNRRFGLQNERRTPAHDQQDGVDFVPTRTSVVFGHHFSSVAGAGPIVGPILAGLYFGWGPAWMWVVFGSIFVGGVHDYGAAFISVRNKGKTIAECAKTLIGPQTGRLFLLFVLLALIYVIIVFLDLTAATFQATPAVATASGWFIAVAVAFGWVLRRSKLPFWAQLLIFVPLTWLGLALGQWFPADLFNQRGTWVALLLGYCFVAAILPVNVLLQPRDFLSATFLYGLVILGVGGTLLSFGQPVHLEVFRGWESETAGPLMPVLFITVACGACSGFHSIIASGTTARQLNEEADVRRVGYGAMLVEGMLAVFAIATLAILGPEQLAATGQNAVSIFAVGASQFMNKLGVPVTWGTTFASLAVTTFLLTTLDTCTRLGRFLLEELLGQRSRATRWLGTVAVLAGPAALAFTTIDGQPVWKAIWPVFGATNQLLAALALVTVLVYLKRRQIRYGFVIVPALVMTVMPLLSLYLTWRDQGTFSLMGGISLGMIVLGVIVVTMAVRTIIRPEPNAARPEASLSPTQG